From Nonlabens sp. Ci31, the proteins below share one genomic window:
- the rseP gene encoding RIP metalloprotease RseP, giving the protein MSLSLLIVLHELGHFIPARLFKIRVEKFYLFFDIKYSLFKKKIGDTVYGIGWLPLGGYVKISGMIDESMDKEQMAQEPKEWEFRSKPAWQRLIIMLGGVFVNVVVGFFIYIMLFYANGSNKATGSDYKFGFGIPPVLEEIGFEQGDQVLLVNGDTINIAQNLINRMVFRDVASVTVLRNGNPVNISIPEDIGNRVFEADIMGPLEPRFPFEVSEVAQGTKADSIGLQPGMTIVEMAGYPIKYNSDYTYAINHKITDSIPFVIKYQDKNGVVESKTIDFKNNKERILGFRKKPTADYLTTTEVEYSFAESVNLGVSHGYWTMHDYIVQFKYVFTKKGASQLGGFGTIAKLYPDTWDWTKFWERTAWISFVLAIMNILPIPALDGGHVTFLLYEMITGRKPGDKFLEKAQIIGIVILLGLMLYANGNDLFKALFN; this is encoded by the coding sequence ATGAGTCTTTCCCTACTTATTGTTTTACATGAGTTAGGGCATTTTATTCCTGCTCGACTTTTTAAAATACGAGTAGAAAAATTCTATCTCTTCTTTGATATCAAGTATTCTCTATTTAAAAAGAAAATAGGTGATACGGTATACGGTATAGGCTGGCTGCCTCTAGGAGGTTATGTAAAGATCTCTGGAATGATCGATGAGAGCATGGACAAAGAGCAAATGGCTCAAGAACCTAAAGAATGGGAATTTAGATCCAAGCCAGCGTGGCAGCGACTCATCATCATGTTAGGTGGAGTTTTTGTCAATGTAGTAGTGGGATTCTTTATCTACATCATGTTGTTTTATGCCAATGGTTCTAATAAAGCTACCGGATCAGATTATAAATTTGGCTTTGGAATACCTCCAGTCCTGGAAGAAATAGGTTTTGAACAGGGAGATCAAGTTTTATTAGTTAATGGTGACACCATAAACATCGCTCAAAACCTTATTAACAGAATGGTTTTTAGAGATGTAGCTTCAGTTACTGTATTAAGAAATGGAAATCCAGTAAACATTAGTATCCCAGAAGATATAGGGAATCGTGTTTTTGAGGCAGATATTATGGGCCCGCTAGAGCCTAGATTTCCTTTTGAAGTGAGCGAGGTGGCTCAAGGAACTAAAGCCGATTCTATAGGCTTACAACCGGGGATGACTATTGTTGAAATGGCAGGCTACCCTATTAAGTACAATTCAGATTATACCTATGCCATTAACCATAAAATAACTGATAGCATTCCGTTTGTTATTAAATATCAAGATAAAAATGGAGTTGTAGAGAGTAAAACCATTGATTTTAAAAATAATAAAGAAAGAATCCTCGGATTTAGAAAAAAGCCGACTGCTGATTATCTAACTACTACTGAGGTGGAGTATAGCTTTGCTGAAAGTGTCAACCTTGGTGTTTCTCATGGTTACTGGACCATGCACGATTATATTGTGCAGTTCAAGTATGTTTTTACTAAAAAAGGCGCTAGTCAGTTGGGTGGTTTTGGAACGATTGCAAAGTTGTATCCTGATACTTGGGACTGGACGAAGTTTTGGGAGCGTACTGCTTGGATTTCCTTTGTATTAGCCATAATGAACATCTTACCTATTCCCGCACTAGACGGTGGTCATGTAACGTTTTTACTTTATGAAATGATCACAGGTCGCAAGCCAGGAGATAAATTTTTAGAAAAAGCACAGATCATAGGAATCGTTATATTATTAGGATTGATGTTGTATGCCAATGGAAATGATTTGTTTAAGGCACTATTTAATTAA